GACTTCCTTGATCGGAAGTCCGCCAGAGCCAACCACTTTTTAATTTTTTAGCGCATCCCTATGGGATGGCTGTGAACTTAATTAGGAATTATCAGTTTAAGCAACTATATTTGAATGTTTAAAAAAGATGTATCATTACACAAAACTTCTTTCTCAAACCTCACTGCACAATCGAAGTCAGATTGAAAACCTGGTCATTGGATACGTTCCTAAAAGGTGGATGCCGAAACACACGCAGCTCTTGTTTTTAATGCCTTACCTCACTGGGGCCCTATCCGTCTACGTCGATTGATGGAGACGCACGGATGCTCTATTTCTGATTGTCTCAAAATGAAAAAATCGGAGCTGATCGGAATCCGCGACATCGGAACTAAGGCGATTCAATCCCTACTCCAATGGGATAGTATAGTCGATACCGACAAAGAGATCAGAAAGATAGGCCAGTATGGTTTACGGTTTGTGGGCAAGAGTGATTCTGAGTATCCTGAAAGACTCCGACATCTGCCCGACGCCCCAATCGGACTGTATTGGAAAGGAGATCTGGGGGCATCTCATGCGGACGTCGCGATCATAGGCAGTCGACGGACTACTCCATATGGACGAAAGATCGCTAATGAATGGGCCAGAACTCTTTCCTCGGCTGGAGTCACGGTTATCAGTGGTATGGCTCGGGGTATTGATGCCGAAGCTCACAGGGGTGCTCTCGAGGAGAGGGGCTCAACGATCGCAGTGATGGGATCGGGATTTGATCGCATCTACCCACCCGAGCACCTCGAGCTCTTCGAACAGATAAGCGTAAAGGGAGCTGTGATCTCCGAATTCTCTTTTGGAACCGCAGCAAGCAAGACCTCCTTCCCCATGCGGAACCGCATCGTCTCCGGGATAGCCCGTGTAGTGCTCGTGGTGGAAACCGATGTGAAAGGCGGCAGCATGATCACCGCAAAGTTTGCCGCCGAACAGGGAAAGACAGTATGCGCCGTTCCCGGACGTATCGACTCCACGGCGAGCGCTGGCTGTCACCAACTCATTCGCGATGGAGCTATTTTAGTATCAAAACCTGACGAGATATTAGAAGAACTCGACTGGAACAGCCAACCCGAGCTGTTCGCCTCGCTCGCAGCCGAAAGCAAACAAGCAACCGGCCCAGAGTCAGAAATTCTCAAAGAACTTCAAGGCGGCGAGATCATAAGCACAGATGCTATGGTAGACAAAACCAGCCTAACTTTCAGCGCCGTGAGCAGCAGCCTAATGATGCTCGAACTACAAGGTCTCGTCGCACGCCGGTCCGACGGTGCATATGAGCTGGCTTGAGCTTGGGCATATGCTATCTCTAAGCGAATTGCAAATGAACCAACAATACTCGATGATTCCTCTTTATATGAGAAATGTAAGGATATGGCGCTTCAACTGATGGAAGAAGAGAGAGCAAACACATTAAAGGTTATTTATTAATCTAAGCGGAAGCTTAGTATTTGAGTGTAACGCATCCTAATAGGAACATCATTCACAGAAGCAGGAGAGAAAACAACTCTCTCGATTGCTCGTTCGGCCGCTTCGGAAAATTTCGGGTCGCTTGACTCAATTACTTTAACCAATGAAGCACTGCCATCTGTGTGGACATCGATAAGGGCTCTAACCGCTCCTTGGATTCGACGACTTTTTAATTCTAACGGATATTCAAGACGAACTGGTGACTTGCGAACCGCCTGTCTGTATCTGAATAATTCACCACGTTCATCTTGTAAACGTGTTCTACCATCTTCATTTAAGACGATCGTTATTAACTCAGTATTGGCCGAATCTTGCGACTCGTCGGACAGTGCTTTTGATTGCCATTTCCGTATGTTCGCAATTACTGAAAATGTGAGCTGAAAGGGGGTGTTTTCAGTCAAAGGAACGACCGAATTAACCCTCCCAGAAGGCGACCACATGATCGCATATCTAAATTCCCCAGGAGCTAAACTACTTATAAGTTCGCTCTGGGCATCGCTATCAAAACCGAACCACTCTCTTGTAGCAAAATCATCATACCCATGGTTCGAAGCAAGGGTCGCATCAATACGGAGTCGCATTTTACAAGCGGTGGGTTCTCCATTTACTTTCAGCGGGGTAAACTTAAACACATCGAGTTGTTCTGCAAAATAATTTTTTACAACTACCCTGCCGGAGTCGGACCTTGACCTTATTTTTGTGGTATTTCCTTCCGCATCAACATGGAAAGTAAACAGACTGGGCCCACCGCTATCAACTGTGTTAAGTGTTCGTATCCTACCAATCACTTTAGAATCAAGAGACCAATTCGCAACAGGAAGAACTAGATCCCCATCATGCTTACTTACTAGGTATAAGTAGTCTTTGAAATACAATTTTTTATGACTCCAAACAGGAGTACCCATATACTTTGCAGGATTTAATTTCCATCTAAGAAGAGCCTGCCTTATTGGCTCTTTCCATTCAGATGCATTTGCGTATCTCGGTCCGATCGAACGAATACCTCCAGTATCATCAACCACGAGATCAAATGCAGGAGATTGCTTATCTTTTTGGGGATCTCTTCCAAATACTGGCAGCACAAATTCATTCGTGTATGCCTCACTTACCTTTGAGAAAATGTTATCGTAAAAATTTTGGACAACCTCCTCGGCAGTTTGAATCCCAGCCGAATAAGAAATCGTAGTAAAACTAAATGAGAGTAGAATAGTAACAAAAATACCGGGATTTTTGAGCTTCATATTATTTTTCTAATGTCTTAGATTTTTCTCCCATTAGATCTGCGGTTTCAAGTCGGATTTCACTACTGAAACGAGTATTTTTCGATACCCATCGGCATCTGACAAATCATGAATACAATCCCCCTCGCACTCACAGAGGCTCCACCACAACTTGATGCAGGATGCCTTCTCATTGAGAGTGATCGTAAGGAGGTATTCTAAAGAACCTTTACGTTACGGTAAAACGGATCTTTCGAGCTAGGCTGACAAAAAAAAGCCCTGAGAGCACAAGGCTCTCAGGGCTTTGAAATAATAGTCTAATTGGTATACTAGCCTATCCGACCAAGTCGCCCGATGATGATGCCTCGGTTCCGCCCTCGAATGAGGCACCGAGGGTGTCGATTTTGAGGCGGCGATATTTTGGCAGACCTGTTCCCGCAGGAATTAGGTTACCCATGATCACGTTCTCCTTGAAGCCCTTGAGGCGATCGACCTTACCCAATGTAGAAGCATCAG
Above is a genomic segment from Opitutales bacterium containing:
- the dprA gene encoding DNA-protecting protein DprA, with translation MKKSELIGIRDIGTKAIQSLLQWDSIVDTDKEIRKIGQYGLRFVGKSDSEYPERLRHLPDAPIGLYWKGDLGASHADVAIIGSRRTTPYGRKIANEWARTLSSAGVTVISGMARGIDAEAHRGALEERGSTIAVMGSGFDRIYPPEHLELFEQISVKGAVISEFSFGTAASKTSFPMRNRIVSGIARVVLVVETDVKGGSMITAKFAAEQGKTVCAVPGRIDSTASAGCHQLIRDGAILVSKPDEILEELDWNSQPELFASLAAESKQATGPESEILKELQGGEIISTDAMVDKTSLTFSAVSSSLMMLELQGLVARRSDGAYELA
- a CDS encoding energy transducer TonB — translated: MKLKNPGIFVTILLSFSFTTISYSAGIQTAEEVVQNFYDNIFSKVSEAYTNEFVLPVFGRDPQKDKQSPAFDLVVDDTGGIRSIGPRYANASEWKEPIRQALLRWKLNPAKYMGTPVWSHKKLYFKDYLYLVSKHDGDLVLPVANWSLDSKVIGRIRTLNTVDSGGPSLFTFHVDAEGNTTKIRSRSDSGRVVVKNYFAEQLDVFKFTPLKVNGEPTACKMRLRIDATLASNHGYDDFATREWFGFDSDAQSELISSLAPGEFRYAIMWSPSGRVNSVVPLTENTPFQLTFSVIANIRKWQSKALSDESQDSANTELITIVLNEDGRTRLQDERGELFRYRQAVRKSPVRLEYPLELKSRRIQGAVRALIDVHTDGSASLVKVIESSDPKFSEAAERAIERVVFSPASVNDVPIRMRYTQILSFRLD